The following proteins are co-located in the Conyzicola lurida genome:
- a CDS encoding amidohydrolase family protein, producing the protein MSAADLTVVRAGRLIDGSGDAPLADATVVVRGGRIESVLTGDAAARAIESATTVLDHRAHTVLPGLIDSHVHLNLAADATPAEQAVLEPAGALVAASASAASIALSGGITTVRDTGSYRDTAFDLRRAVERGWASGPRMLLCGPPVTITGGHCWFFGGEADGVDGVRRRVRELVKAGADWIKVMGTGGGTPNTRPWMPAYSQDELNAIVDEAHSRERKVTVHCLSSVAIGMAITAGADQIEHAGFAKDGRGASEFDEEMADRMARSGIYVSPTVSVRKFILDHLVDTGGPADAIAGWQRKFDNGMEQFRRLQLAGVNFVTGTDAGWHRTPFDGIAEEMALISECGPSAMDTILSATSRAADHHGLGDQTGRVRAGLSADLIAVDGDPLTDLRSLRNIRLVMSGGTLHTPAR; encoded by the coding sequence ATGAGCGCCGCAGACCTGACCGTCGTCCGCGCCGGCCGGCTGATCGACGGCTCGGGCGACGCGCCACTGGCCGATGCGACCGTCGTCGTGCGCGGCGGCCGCATCGAGAGTGTGCTGACCGGCGATGCGGCGGCCCGTGCCATCGAGTCGGCGACGACCGTGCTCGACCACCGCGCGCACACCGTGCTTCCAGGGCTCATCGACTCGCACGTGCACCTCAACCTCGCCGCCGACGCGACCCCCGCCGAGCAGGCCGTGCTCGAGCCGGCCGGCGCGCTCGTCGCCGCTTCGGCGAGCGCCGCGAGCATCGCTCTCTCCGGCGGAATCACCACCGTGCGCGACACCGGCTCGTACCGCGACACCGCGTTCGACCTGCGACGCGCGGTCGAGCGCGGCTGGGCGTCCGGCCCGCGCATGCTGCTCTGCGGCCCTCCCGTCACGATCACCGGCGGGCACTGCTGGTTCTTCGGTGGCGAAGCCGACGGCGTCGACGGCGTGCGCCGCCGCGTGCGCGAGCTCGTCAAGGCCGGCGCGGACTGGATCAAGGTCATGGGCACCGGCGGCGGCACCCCGAACACGCGGCCGTGGATGCCCGCCTACTCGCAGGACGAACTGAACGCGATTGTCGACGAAGCGCACTCCCGCGAGCGCAAGGTCACCGTGCACTGCCTCAGCTCGGTCGCGATCGGCATGGCGATCACCGCCGGCGCCGACCAGATCGAACACGCGGGCTTCGCGAAAGACGGCCGAGGTGCCAGCGAATTCGACGAAGAGATGGCAGACCGGATGGCGCGCTCGGGCATCTACGTGAGCCCGACGGTTTCCGTGCGCAAGTTCATCCTCGACCACCTCGTCGACACGGGCGGCCCGGCCGACGCGATCGCGGGCTGGCAGCGCAAGTTCGACAACGGCATGGAACAGTTCCGCCGCCTGCAGCTCGCCGGCGTCAACTTCGTCACCGGTACCGACGCCGGCTGGCACCGCACCCCGTTCGACGGCATCGCCGAAGAGATGGCCCTCATCTCGGAGTGCGGCCCCTCCGCCATGGACACGATCCTCTCCGCCACGAGCCGCGCCGCCGACCACCACGGTCTCGGCGACCAGACGGGCAGGGTTCGGGCCGGTCTCTCCGCCGACCTGATCGCCGTCGACGGTGACCCCCTGACCGACCTGCGCAGCCTGCGCAACATCCGGCTGGTCATGTCGGGCGGCACGCTCCACACTCCCGCCCGCTAG
- a CDS encoding ABC transporter permease translates to MTVTVKQKSPRAGRTKVATELKLGLGILVFIFVASVVAAAFPPFSPTAIGDDPFALPGGEHLLGTDNLGRDTFTRLFIAAGTTLMISAAATLISAVCGTALGLIAGYRGGIVDSIIMRGSDVLLAIPAILMALIVRVIIGPGIIPLIIAMGIIYTPTFARVMRAPVLAMRDRDFIVAAQLAGTPAPIIAIKHMLPNALTPLMVQAAVTASEAVLLEAGLSYLGQGVQPPNPSVGMMISEFQKYVQDSPLLVILPGIVIVAIAAGWNLIADGLQRTFSPRQRDTFEFLLPRQPIWRRMLNPFIGAGRPAKNGLVDTKKGLK, encoded by the coding sequence TCATTTTCGTCGCGTCGGTCGTGGCCGCCGCGTTCCCGCCGTTCTCTCCCACCGCGATCGGCGACGACCCGTTCGCCCTTCCGGGCGGAGAGCACCTGCTCGGCACCGACAACCTCGGGCGCGACACCTTCACGCGCCTGTTCATCGCGGCGGGCACGACGCTGATGATCTCGGCCGCGGCGACGCTCATCTCCGCGGTCTGCGGAACGGCGCTCGGCCTGATCGCGGGCTACCGGGGCGGCATCGTCGATTCGATCATCATGCGCGGCTCGGACGTGCTGCTCGCCATCCCCGCCATCCTCATGGCACTCATCGTGCGCGTCATCATCGGGCCGGGCATCATCCCGCTCATCATCGCCATGGGCATCATCTACACGCCCACCTTCGCGAGGGTCATGCGCGCGCCGGTGCTCGCCATGCGCGACCGCGACTTCATCGTCGCCGCCCAGCTCGCCGGGACCCCGGCGCCGATCATCGCGATCAAGCACATGCTGCCGAACGCGCTCACCCCGCTCATGGTGCAGGCCGCCGTCACGGCGTCCGAGGCCGTGCTGCTCGAGGCCGGACTGAGCTACCTCGGCCAAGGCGTGCAGCCGCCGAACCCCTCGGTCGGCATGATGATCAGCGAGTTCCAGAAGTACGTGCAGGACAGCCCGCTGCTCGTCATCCTGCCGGGCATCGTCATCGTGGCGATCGCTGCCGGCTGGAACCTCATCGCCGACGGCCTGCAGCGCACGTTCTCGCCGCGTCAGCGCGACACGTTCGAGTTCCTCCTCCCGCGCCAGCCGATCTGGCGCCGCATGCTCAACCCGTTCATCGGAGCGGGCCGGCCGGCGAAGAACGGCCTGGTCGACACCAAGAAGGGCCTGAAATGA
- a CDS encoding dipeptide ABC transporter ATP-binding protein, protein MTAPALQIDNLSIGYGAALAVDGVSITVQPGEIVGVIGESGSGKSTIAMAALGLLPSYAEVSADRFDIDGVSTIGLDETAWSQIRGMDASMIFQEPMSALNPSMTVGAQIAEALTIHGVTAKNDARAKTFELLNLVHMPSPEVRMRQYPFQLSGGQRQRVMIAMAMAASPKLLVADEPTTALDVTVQAQILDLIVELRNRTDMGVLIISHDLGVIGQLCDRVFVMYRGRVVESGVTQQVLTAPQHPYTVALLESVLAGQQAPRTMLPTIRADILDADPAATVDDVIEVHEAPVVAAARPEPRADDVIVRFDSIVKDFTTRGNVIRAVDDVSLEIRRGETFGVVGESGSGKSTLSRIGTLIERPTSGTITFDGIDVTHASGRALRQFRSKIQVVFQDPNDSLDPRYSVFRSVAEPLRTLKLSRDETYERVIASLESVGLSGDTARRLPHEFSGGQRQRIAIARAMVTNPEFVVLDEATSALDVSVQAQILNLLLELQERTGVTYLFISHNLAVVRHLAQRMAVMRGGKIVEVGDSEAVFTDPQDEYTQRLLESIPKLAAV, encoded by the coding sequence ATGACCGCCCCCGCACTCCAGATCGACAACCTGTCCATCGGCTACGGCGCCGCCCTCGCCGTCGACGGCGTGAGCATCACGGTGCAGCCGGGCGAGATCGTCGGCGTCATCGGCGAATCCGGCAGCGGAAAGTCGACCATCGCCATGGCCGCCCTCGGCCTGCTGCCCTCCTACGCCGAGGTCTCCGCCGACCGTTTCGACATCGACGGCGTCAGCACCATCGGCCTCGATGAGACCGCCTGGTCGCAGATCCGCGGCATGGACGCGTCGATGATCTTCCAAGAGCCGATGTCGGCGCTCAACCCGAGCATGACCGTCGGCGCGCAGATCGCCGAGGCGCTCACCATCCACGGTGTGACGGCGAAGAACGACGCACGTGCGAAGACCTTCGAGCTGCTCAACCTCGTGCATATGCCGAGCCCCGAGGTCCGCATGCGCCAGTACCCGTTCCAGCTCTCGGGCGGCCAGCGCCAGCGCGTCATGATCGCCATGGCGATGGCCGCGTCGCCGAAGCTGCTCGTCGCCGACGAGCCGACCACGGCGCTCGACGTGACGGTGCAGGCGCAGATCCTCGACCTCATCGTCGAACTGCGCAACCGTACCGACATGGGCGTGCTGATCATCTCGCACGACCTCGGCGTCATCGGCCAGCTCTGCGACCGCGTCTTCGTGATGTACCGCGGTCGCGTGGTCGAGTCGGGCGTCACGCAGCAGGTGCTCACCGCCCCGCAGCACCCCTACACCGTCGCCCTGCTGGAGAGCGTGCTCGCCGGCCAGCAGGCGCCGCGCACAATGCTCCCGACGATCCGCGCCGACATTCTGGACGCCGACCCGGCCGCCACGGTCGACGACGTCATCGAGGTGCACGAGGCGCCCGTCGTGGCCGCGGCCCGTCCCGAGCCCCGCGCCGACGACGTGATCGTGCGCTTCGACTCGATCGTCAAAGACTTCACCACCCGCGGCAACGTCATCCGCGCCGTCGACGACGTGTCGCTCGAGATCCGTCGCGGCGAGACGTTCGGCGTCGTGGGGGAGTCCGGGTCCGGCAAGTCGACCCTGTCGCGCATCGGAACGCTGATCGAGCGCCCTACCTCGGGCACGATCACGTTCGACGGCATCGACGTCACCCATGCGAGCGGCCGTGCGCTGCGCCAGTTCCGGTCGAAGATCCAGGTGGTCTTCCAAGACCCGAACGACTCGCTCGACCCGCGCTACTCGGTCTTCCGCTCGGTCGCCGAGCCGCTGCGCACCCTCAAGCTGTCGCGTGACGAGACGTACGAGCGTGTCATCGCCTCGCTCGAGAGCGTCGGTCTGTCCGGCGACACCGCGCGACGCCTGCCGCACGAGTTCTCGGGCGGCCAGCGCCAGCGCATCGCCATCGCCCGCGCGATGGTCACGAACCCCGAGTTCGTCGTGCTCGACGAGGCGACGAGTGCGCTCGACGTGTCGGTGCAGGCGCAGATCCTCAACCTGCTGCTCGAACTGCAGGAGCGCACCGGGGTGACCTACCTGTTCATCTCGCACAACCTCGCGGTCGTACGTCACCTCGCGCAGCGCATGGCGGTGATGCGCGGCGGCAAGATCGTCGAGGTCGGCGACTCCGAAGCGGTGTTCACCGACCCGCAGGACGAGTACACCCAGCGACTCCTCGAGTCGATCCCCAAGCTCGCTGCGGTCTAG
- a CDS encoding amidase, giving the protein MSTVALADDLIQRTTTFDLAADIRAGRISAVDLLAVSRRRVEALNDELVAFVYLDWDSAEAAARAVDAAVARGEELGPLAGVPFAVKDTQDCAGMPTRYGSLLHKDAAAAARDEPYVARLRAAGAIPIGKTATPEFASGLLTESDATGTTRNPWNTGITPGGSSGGSASAVASGMVPFATGSDGGGSIRIPASITGLIGYKTTFGVVPERDRALSQTSTVGVLTWDVLDTVRLVDIMSGPIAGDQFSAAVPQRKLEPALPAIDLRGLRVTYVPYLDNAGATDEVAAACRAAVDRLVADEGLVELDDVIELDAGANEIFVGAGSADPWSLFEFGDTEANAEIFSDYFTARLQKTGAITMQEYGRFQQRRRQLRREIAEWFERVDVVIAPTLSTTEIPAEGPPPTKVQGQVYEGVAAVAPLTRIANLAGAPSVTVPVGIGANGAPIGLQVITAADTDDLALRLALALEAQGAIPVSARPF; this is encoded by the coding sequence ATGAGCACCGTGGCACTCGCCGACGACCTGATCCAACGCACGACCACCTTCGACCTGGCCGCCGACATCCGCGCGGGCCGCATCTCCGCGGTCGACCTGCTCGCGGTCAGCCGCCGTCGGGTCGAAGCGCTGAACGACGAACTCGTCGCCTTCGTCTACCTCGACTGGGACTCGGCCGAGGCCGCGGCCCGGGCCGTCGACGCCGCCGTCGCACGGGGCGAGGAGCTCGGCCCGCTCGCCGGCGTCCCGTTCGCCGTCAAAGACACCCAGGACTGCGCCGGCATGCCCACCAGATACGGCAGCCTCCTTCACAAGGATGCCGCGGCCGCAGCGCGCGACGAACCCTACGTCGCGCGGCTGCGCGCTGCCGGCGCCATCCCGATCGGCAAGACGGCGACCCCCGAGTTCGCGAGCGGCCTGCTCACCGAGAGCGACGCGACCGGCACCACGCGCAACCCGTGGAACACCGGCATCACCCCCGGAGGTTCGAGTGGCGGATCCGCGTCGGCGGTCGCGAGCGGAATGGTCCCGTTCGCCACCGGTTCGGACGGCGGCGGGTCGATCCGCATCCCCGCGTCGATCACCGGGCTGATCGGCTACAAGACCACCTTCGGCGTGGTGCCGGAACGCGACCGCGCGCTCTCACAGACCTCGACGGTCGGCGTGCTCACCTGGGACGTGCTCGACACTGTGCGCCTCGTCGACATCATGTCGGGCCCGATCGCGGGCGACCAGTTCTCGGCCGCGGTGCCCCAGCGCAAGCTCGAGCCCGCACTGCCCGCCATCGATCTACGTGGCCTGCGCGTGACCTACGTGCCCTACCTCGACAACGCCGGTGCCACCGACGAGGTCGCAGCGGCCTGCCGCGCCGCCGTCGACCGTCTCGTGGCCGACGAGGGACTGGTCGAACTCGACGACGTGATCGAACTCGACGCGGGCGCGAACGAGATCTTCGTCGGCGCGGGCTCGGCCGACCCGTGGTCGCTGTTCGAATTCGGCGACACCGAGGCCAACGCCGAGATCTTCAGCGACTACTTCACCGCCCGCCTGCAGAAGACCGGCGCGATCACCATGCAGGAGTACGGCCGCTTCCAGCAGCGTCGCCGCCAGCTGCGCAGGGAGATCGCCGAGTGGTTCGAGCGCGTCGACGTGGTCATCGCTCCGACGCTCTCCACCACCGAGATCCCCGCCGAGGGACCGCCGCCCACGAAGGTACAGGGACAGGTGTACGAAGGGGTGGCCGCGGTCGCGCCACTGACCCGCATCGCGAACCTGGCGGGTGCGCCATCCGTCACCGTGCCCGTCGGTATCGGCGCCAACGGTGCTCCCATCGGGTTGCAGGTGATCACCGCCGCCGACACCGACGACCTCGCTCTGCGGCTGGCTCTCGCGCTCGAGGCACAGGGCGCGATCCCGGTTTCGGCGCGCCCCTTCTAG
- a CDS encoding NAD(P)-dependent oxidoreductase, with protein sequence MTSPDPVNVLIASPLEPEHVQRIAAVDPRVRVLHDPALIPASQYVADHKGRHPVLDADGEARWRAMLAQAEVAFDFDWFEPAKLPQNAPNLKWVQGTSSGIGQFVTKTDLGTSDIVFTTASGVHEIPLAEFALTGILHFIKEVPLLTATKARHHWQRYTTRQLAGKRVMVVGLGHVGKRTVGSLTALGVDTVAIGRDGRSYDLPEAGTLASVADMDALLPTVDAIVLCMPLTDETNGMITRERIGLLPEGAILVNIARGGVIDEPAMLEALQSGRLGGAALDVFATEPLPADSPFWELDNVIVSPHSASTVDAENGLITDIFVDNLRRYLDGAELAHVYERTAGY encoded by the coding sequence GTGACCTCGCCCGACCCCGTCAATGTCCTCATCGCCTCGCCCCTCGAGCCGGAACACGTGCAGCGCATCGCGGCCGTCGACCCGCGGGTGCGTGTGCTGCACGACCCCGCACTCATCCCCGCGTCGCAGTACGTCGCCGACCACAAGGGCCGCCACCCGGTTCTCGACGCCGACGGCGAGGCCCGCTGGCGCGCGATGTTGGCGCAGGCCGAAGTCGCCTTCGACTTCGACTGGTTCGAACCGGCCAAGCTCCCCCAGAACGCCCCGAACCTGAAGTGGGTGCAGGGCACCAGCTCGGGCATCGGGCAGTTCGTCACCAAGACAGACCTCGGGACCAGCGACATCGTGTTCACCACGGCGTCCGGCGTGCACGAGATCCCGCTCGCGGAATTCGCCCTCACCGGCATCCTGCACTTCATCAAAGAGGTACCGCTGCTGACCGCCACCAAGGCGAGGCACCACTGGCAGCGCTACACCACGCGCCAGCTCGCGGGGAAGCGCGTCATGGTCGTGGGGCTCGGCCACGTGGGCAAGCGCACCGTGGGCAGCCTCACCGCCCTCGGCGTCGACACCGTCGCCATCGGCCGCGACGGGCGCAGCTACGACCTGCCCGAAGCCGGGACCCTCGCCAGCGTCGCGGACATGGACGCGCTGCTGCCTACGGTCGACGCGATCGTTCTCTGCATGCCGCTGACCGACGAGACCAACGGCATGATCACCCGGGAGCGCATCGGCCTGCTTCCCGAGGGCGCCATCCTCGTCAACATCGCCCGCGGCGGTGTCATCGACGAGCCGGCCATGCTCGAGGCTCTGCAGTCCGGCCGCCTCGGCGGTGCCGCGCTCGACGTGTTCGCCACCGAACCGCTGCCCGCCGACTCGCCCTTCTGGGAACTCGACAACGTCATCGTCTCCCCGCACTCCGCCTCCACCGTCGACGCGGAGAACGGCCTCATCACCGACATCTTCGTCGACAACCTGCGCCGCTACCTCGACGGGGCGGAGCTCGCCCACGTCTACGAGCGCACCGCAGGCTACTGA
- a CDS encoding MFS transporter: protein MSSYASLLKTPGVARIIAAQLTARFPSGMLSLAYLLHIERIHDSYGAAGLVLAATSIGQAIAGPLTSRWMGRWTMRKVLVLTMVVCTLSIFCMAFIVMPVWLYMVVGFIGGLSTPPIQPAVRTIYPKLVNSKQLTPLFSLDASAQEIIWVAGPVITTFVAVQISTTLAIVLAGFLMVGGGLWFILSPEVGRVRIPRSKRRLGVVLKKPAVLLSTITGFLLIGACSAVEASVVATFGDHGAESGIILAVFAFGSLAGGLALGHLPVGPWAMARRMFAVFTGMALTLASLDFWWLAIALFIAGIGIAPALAVMFAIVSATVKFSDTAEAYGWVGTGQLIGAAMGSALAGFLIDANGAIGGFAIAASLAFVGFLIPLLLRSWHPDLRGRELTSLPDTAPIPIQPS, encoded by the coding sequence GTGAGTAGCTACGCAAGTCTGTTGAAAACGCCGGGGGTAGCCCGGATCATCGCTGCGCAGTTAACCGCACGCTTCCCCTCGGGAATGCTCTCGCTCGCGTACCTGCTGCACATCGAGCGCATCCACGACTCGTACGGCGCCGCGGGGCTCGTGCTCGCCGCGACCAGCATCGGCCAGGCGATCGCCGGCCCGCTCACCAGCCGCTGGATGGGCCGCTGGACCATGCGCAAGGTGCTCGTGCTCACGATGGTGGTCTGTACCCTCTCGATCTTCTGCATGGCGTTCATCGTGATGCCGGTGTGGCTGTACATGGTCGTCGGGTTCATCGGCGGGTTGTCGACTCCCCCGATCCAGCCGGCCGTGCGCACCATCTACCCCAAGCTCGTCAACTCGAAGCAGCTCACCCCGCTGTTCTCCCTCGACGCCTCGGCGCAGGAGATCATCTGGGTCGCCGGGCCCGTGATCACGACGTTCGTCGCCGTGCAGATTTCCACCACGCTCGCGATCGTGCTCGCCGGATTCCTCATGGTCGGCGGCGGGCTCTGGTTCATCCTCTCGCCCGAGGTCGGGCGAGTGCGCATCCCGCGCAGCAAGCGCCGTCTCGGGGTCGTGCTGAAGAAACCCGCCGTGCTGCTCTCCACGATCACCGGCTTCCTACTGATCGGCGCGTGCTCGGCGGTCGAGGCGAGCGTCGTCGCCACGTTCGGCGACCACGGCGCCGAGTCGGGCATCATCCTCGCGGTCTTCGCGTTCGGCTCGCTCGCCGGCGGCCTCGCCCTCGGGCACCTGCCCGTCGGACCCTGGGCTATGGCGCGTCGCATGTTCGCGGTCTTCACCGGAATGGCTCTGACCCTCGCCTCGCTCGACTTCTGGTGGCTCGCGATCGCGCTGTTCATCGCCGGCATCGGCATCGCCCCCGCCCTGGCGGTGATGTTCGCGATCGTCTCGGCGACCGTGAAGTTCAGCGACACCGCCGAGGCGTACGGCTGGGTCGGCACGGGCCAGTTGATCGGCGCGGCCATGGGGTCGGCGCTCGCGGGCTTCCTCATCGACGCGAACGGGGCAATCGGCGGATTCGCCATCGCGGCCTCGCTCGCCTTCGTCGGCTTCCTCATCCCGCTGCTACTGCGCAGCTGGCACCCCGACCTGCGCGGCCGCGAACTGACGTCGCTGCCCGACACGGCGCCGATCCCTATTCAGCCGTCTTAG
- a CDS encoding ribonucleoside-diphosphate reductase subunit alpha has translation MGITVVKRNGEREPYDANKINLAIEHATYGLDDNITWVTQIASELELTLFDGITTQQLDEAVIQVALQNVKDDPAFDVVAARLLLKTIYKRVLGDYSGADELKALHASHFEANVRRGVEEGLLDTRLTSLFDFSKLSAALEPAHDELLKYIGVVTLNNRYGIKGRNGDALEVPQYFWMRIAMGLSLNEQNPTEHAIAFYEKMSRLEYLAAGSTLVNAGTAYPQLANCFVMEMQDDMEHIAKTTRDVMWLTKGTGGIGLSVTKLRAQGSPIRSNNTTSTGPIPFMHTIDSILRAVSRGGKKFGALCFYMENWHMDFPEFLELRNNSGDPYRRTRTANTAVWISDEFMKRVQNDQDWYLFDPLEVADLNELYGQEFSTRYNEYVAKAEAGEMRMFKKIGAREQFKSILISLQTTSHPWLTWKDTINNRALNNNTGTIHLSNLCTEITLPQDEDNVSVCNLASINLSRHLDDASKLDFSKIEESARLAVRQLDNLIDITRSSVKEADFSNQQNRAVGLGVMGFTDIIERMGISYESEEAYDLIDEIMEHVSYAAIDESANLAQERGAYENFAGSRWAQGLVPLDTIALTEADRGQEIKVNRKSRLDWDALRLKVKGGMRNATLMAIAPTASIGLVAGTTPGFDPQFSQIFSRATSNGKFLEVNRNLVNDLQKLGIWDSTKESILRSQGDIQNVASIPDHIKATYKTSFQLSPYAFLEVAARAQKWIDQAISRNMYLETRDVGDMMDIYMSAWERGVKTTYYLHMKPRHTAEQSTVKVNKSEDIESGVKKGFGAGKAAVGAADAAAPAAPRKGFGFGGAK, from the coding sequence GTGGGAATCACAGTAGTAAAGCGCAACGGCGAGCGAGAGCCGTACGACGCCAACAAGATCAACCTCGCGATCGAGCACGCCACCTACGGCCTCGATGACAACATCACCTGGGTCACGCAGATCGCGTCGGAACTCGAGCTCACGCTCTTCGACGGCATCACCACCCAGCAGCTCGACGAGGCAGTCATCCAGGTCGCGCTGCAGAACGTCAAGGACGACCCGGCGTTCGACGTCGTCGCCGCGCGTCTCCTCCTCAAGACGATCTACAAGCGCGTGCTCGGCGACTACTCCGGCGCCGACGAACTGAAGGCGCTGCACGCCAGCCACTTCGAGGCCAACGTGCGCCGCGGCGTCGAGGAGGGCCTTCTCGACACCCGCCTCACCAGCCTCTTCGACTTCTCGAAGCTGTCGGCCGCCCTCGAGCCCGCCCACGACGAGCTGCTCAAGTACATCGGCGTCGTCACGCTGAACAACCGCTACGGCATCAAGGGCCGCAACGGCGACGCGCTCGAGGTCCCCCAGTACTTCTGGATGCGCATCGCGATGGGCCTCTCGCTCAACGAGCAGAACCCCACCGAGCACGCCATCGCCTTCTACGAGAAGATGTCCCGCCTCGAGTACCTCGCGGCCGGATCCACCCTCGTCAACGCGGGCACCGCGTACCCCCAGCTCGCGAACTGCTTCGTTATGGAGATGCAGGACGACATGGAGCACATCGCCAAGACCACGCGCGATGTCATGTGGCTCACCAAGGGCACCGGCGGAATCGGCCTCTCGGTCACCAAGCTCCGCGCGCAGGGTTCGCCCATCCGCTCGAACAACACCACGTCGACCGGGCCGATACCGTTCATGCACACCATCGACTCGATCCTCCGGGCGGTGAGCCGCGGCGGAAAGAAGTTCGGCGCTCTCTGTTTCTACATGGAGAACTGGCACATGGACTTCCCGGAGTTCCTCGAGCTGCGCAACAACTCGGGTGACCCGTACCGCCGCACCCGCACCGCCAACACCGCGGTGTGGATCAGCGACGAGTTCATGAAGCGCGTGCAGAACGACCAGGACTGGTACCTGTTCGACCCGCTCGAGGTCGCGGACCTCAACGAGCTGTACGGCCAGGAGTTCTCGACCCGCTACAACGAGTACGTCGCGAAGGCCGAAGCCGGCGAGATGCGCATGTTCAAGAAGATCGGCGCCCGCGAGCAGTTCAAGTCGATCCTCATCTCCCTCCAGACCACGAGCCACCCGTGGCTCACCTGGAAGGACACGATCAACAACCGTGCGCTCAACAACAACACGGGAACGATCCACCTCTCCAACCTCTGCACCGAGATCACGCTGCCGCAGGACGAGGACAACGTCTCGGTCTGCAACCTCGCGTCGATCAACCTGTCGCGCCACCTCGACGACGCGTCGAAGCTCGACTTCTCGAAGATCGAGGAGAGCGCCCGCCTCGCCGTGCGCCAGCTCGACAACCTCATCGACATCACGCGTTCCAGCGTGAAGGAGGCGGACTTCTCGAACCAGCAGAACCGCGCCGTCGGCCTGGGAGTCATGGGTTTCACCGACATCATCGAGCGCATGGGCATCAGCTACGAGAGCGAAGAGGCCTACGACCTGATCGACGAGATCATGGAGCACGTCTCCTACGCGGCGATCGACGAGAGCGCGAACCTCGCTCAGGAGCGCGGCGCCTACGAGAACTTCGCCGGCTCGCGCTGGGCGCAGGGACTCGTCCCGCTCGACACGATCGCCCTCACCGAGGCCGACCGTGGCCAGGAGATCAAGGTGAACCGCAAGTCGCGCCTCGACTGGGACGCCCTGCGCCTCAAGGTCAAGGGCGGAATGCGTAACGCCACCCTCATGGCCATCGCGCCCACGGCATCCATCGGTCTTGTCGCCGGCACCACGCCCGGCTTCGACCCGCAGTTCTCGCAGATCTTCAGCCGTGCCACGTCCAACGGCAAGTTCCTCGAGGTCAACCGCAACCTTGTGAACGACCTGCAGAAGCTCGGCATCTGGGACTCGACCAAGGAGAGCATCCTGCGCAGCCAGGGCGACATCCAGAACGTCGCGTCGATCCCCGACCACATCAAGGCCACGTACAAGACGAGCTTCCAGCTCTCGCCGTACGCGTTCCTCGAGGTCGCGGCCCGTGCCCAGAAGTGGATCGACCAGGCCATCAGCCGCAACATGTACCTCGAGACCCGCGACGTCGGCGACATGATGGACATCTACATGAGCGCGTGGGAGCGTGGAGTCAAGACCACGTACTACCTGCACATGAAGCCGCGTCACACTGCCGAGCAGTCGACCGTCAAGGTCAACAAGTCCGAAGACATCGAGTCGGGTGTCAAGAAGGGCTTCGGCGCCGGCAAGGCAGCAGTAGGTGCAGCGGATGCCGCGGCTCCTGCCGCGCCGCGTAAGGGCTTCGGCTTCGGAGGTGCAAAGTAA
- a CDS encoding FCD domain-containing protein: protein MTTAMPGFRPAKRAGLSEEVVESIRQAIFDGVFKVGDRLGEAEIAHQLDVSRGPVREALVLLRQEGLVSTELHRGASVVKLSVSDLLELTTLRTTLETFAIERAATHATAEDLAQLESVIREMEAAVAANDEHRLTQLDIKFHDGIYQAAKHDRLTNAWNTIRSQMLLFLLTRAAANRDYLTIAVAEHTQLLEYIRSGDVAKAVAEIRAHASGAYDRLVLTYPIADRANFPTLTDETAPSSPAQ, encoded by the coding sequence GTGACGACTGCAATGCCCGGATTCCGTCCCGCCAAACGCGCGGGCCTCTCCGAAGAAGTGGTCGAGAGCATCCGCCAAGCCATTTTCGACGGTGTCTTCAAGGTGGGCGACCGCCTCGGCGAAGCGGAGATCGCGCACCAGCTCGACGTGAGCCGCGGCCCGGTTCGCGAGGCGCTCGTGCTGCTCCGCCAGGAGGGACTCGTCTCCACCGAGCTGCACCGCGGTGCCTCCGTCGTCAAGCTCTCGGTCAGCGACCTGCTCGAGCTCACCACGCTACGTACCACCCTCGAGACCTTCGCGATCGAGCGGGCCGCGACGCACGCCACCGCCGAAGACCTCGCCCAGCTCGAATCGGTGATCCGCGAGATGGAAGCCGCGGTCGCCGCCAACGACGAGCACCGGCTCACCCAGCTCGACATCAAGTTCCACGACGGCATCTACCAGGCCGCCAAGCACGACCGCCTCACCAACGCCTGGAACACCATCCGCTCGCAGATGCTCCTGTTTTTGCTCACCCGCGCGGCGGCGAACCGCGACTACCTGACGATCGCCGTGGCCGAGCACACGCAGCTGCTCGAGTACATCCGTTCCGGCGACGTCGCGAAAGCGGTGGCCGAGATCCGTGCCCACGCCTCGGGCGCATACGACCGCCTCGTGCTCACCTACCCGATCGCCGACCGCGCCAACTTCCCGACTCTCACCGACGAGACCGCCCCCTCCTCCCCCGCCCAATGA